Proteins found in one Triticum urartu cultivar G1812 chromosome 4, Tu2.1, whole genome shotgun sequence genomic segment:
- the LOC125554125 gene encoding uncharacterized protein At5g01610-like produces the protein MATYPLLLLLLLGAVAVAASSASAEDTPTAYEMLERYDFPRGILPEGVEGYELGPDGGFEVYFPRECEFLLAKQWLVRYDARIAGAVTAGRLAALEGVHVKVLFLWLPVAEVDRAGDRLSFYVGPVSTSFPLSSFASSPHCRGYDAVAAAVS, from the coding sequence ATGGCCACCTACCCcctactcctcctcctcctcctcggcgcCGTCGCCGTAGCCGCGTCGTCGGCGTCCGCGGAGGACACCCCAACGGCGTACGAGATGCTGGAGCGGTACGACTTCCCGCggggcatcctgccggagggggtgGAGGGGTACGAGCTCGGCCCGGACGGCGGCTTCGAGGTCTACTTCCCGCGGGAGTGCGAGTTCCTGCTGGCGAAGCAGTGGCTGGTCAGGTACGACGCCCGCATCGCCGGCGCCGTCACCGCGGGCAGGCTGGCGGCGCTGGAGGGCGTCCACGTCAAGGTGCTCTTCCTGTGGCTCCCCGTCGCCGAGGTCGACCGCGCCGGCGACCGCCTCAGCTTCTACGTCGGCCCCGTCTCCACGTCCTTCCCGCTGAGCTCCTTCGCCAGCAGCCCGCACTGTCGCGGCTACGACGCCGTCGCCGCGGCCGTCTCGTGA
- the LOC125554126 gene encoding flavin-containing monooxygenase FMO GS-OX-like 8, which yields MVKEGCECVTQNSWTNQTLPRDFLPIHMPPQSKKVCVIGAGMAGLAAARELRREGHEVAVLEQSGDVGGQWLYDPRTDAADPLGAAAPAKVHSSMYASLRLISPRQTTGFTDFPFCPKSGRDDRRFPGHREVHLYLKDFCAAFGLMDAVRLNTRVLRAVMTPARRWAVRSVDLGVGECDDPDGKELDACVDEVFDAVVVATGHYSQPRLPCIKGMETWRGRQMHSHSYRVPEPFRGEVVVVVGCGESGKDIAMEIRGVAKEVYLVAGSTEAVTPGLSKVLAKHSADLHLRLEVERLCEDGRVAFTDGGGAGSSSSVAADTVIYCTGYSYSFPFLDTGGAVAVDDNRVGPLFEHVFPPSLAPSLSFVGVPRKIFAPRFFEAQARWVAQVLSGRRALPAEEEMLRSVEEFYRAREAAGVPRKYTHEIGRREITYMDDFGEKYCDFPRVEGWKYELLGSSVRGMIENLETFRDDFQDSDSVRGAMEEWHLSCVQSSPPSCCSYTDGRPCPTGLHQQAQ from the exons ATGGTTAAAGAAGGATGTGAATGTGTCACACAAAACTCGTGGACAAATCAGACGCTTCCCCGTGACTTCTTGCCGATCCACATGCCGCCGCAGTCGAAGAAGGTGTGCGTCATCGGGGCCGGCATGGCCGGGCTGGCCGCGGCGCGCGAGCTGCGCCGGGAGGGCCACGAGGTGGCGGTGCTGGAGCAGAGCGGCGACGTCGGCGGGCAGTGGCTGTACGACCCCAGGACCGACGCCGCCGACCCGCTcggcgcggcggcgccggcgaaGGTGCACAGCAGCATGTACGCCTCGCTCCGGCTCATCAGCCCCCGGCAGACCACGGGCTTCACCGACTTCCCCTTCTGCCCCAAGAGCGGCCGCGACGACCGCCGCTTCCCGGGCCACCGCGAGGTGCACCTGTACCTCAAGGACTTCTGCGCCGCGTTCGGGCTCATGGACGCCGTGAGGCTCAACACCAGGGTCCTGCGCGCCGTCATGACGCCGGCGCGTCGGTGGGCGGTGAGGTCCGTGGACCTCGGCGTCGGGGAGTGCGATGATCCCGACGGGAAGGAGTTGGACGCGTGCGTGGACGAGGTGTTCGACGCCGTCGTCGTCGCCACCGGCCACTACTCGCAGCCAAGATTGCCATGCATCAAAG GCATGGAGACGTGGAGGGGGAGGCAGATGCACAGCCACTCGTACAGGGTGCCGGAGCCGTTCCGCGgcgaggtggtggtggtggtcgggTGCGGGGAGAGCGGCAAAGACATCGCCATGGAGATCCGCGGCGTGGCCAAGGAGGTGTACCTCGTCGCCGGGTCCACGGAGGCGGTCACCCCAGGCCTGTCCAAGGTGCTGGCCAAGCACAGCGCCGACCTCCATCTCCGACTTGAG GTGGAGCGTCTGTGCGAGGACGGGCGGGTGGCGTTCAcggacggcggcggcgccggctCCAGCTCCAGCGTCGCCGCCGACACCGTCATCTACTGCACGGGGTACAGCTACTCGTTCCCGTTCCTGGACACGGGCGGAGCCGTCGCCGTGGACGACAACCGCGTGGGCCCGCTGTTCGAGCACGTGTTCCCGCCGTCGCTGGCGCCGTCGCTCTCCTTCGTCGGCGTGCCGAGGAAGATCTTCGCGCCCCGGTTCTTCGAAGCCCAGGCCCGGTGGGTGGCGCAGGTACTGTCCGGCAGGCGGGCGCTGCCGGCGGAGGAGGAGATGCTCCGGTCCGTGGAGGAGTTCTACCGCGCCAGGGAGGCCGCCGGCGTGCCCCGCAAGTACACCCACGAGATCGGCAGGCGGGAGATCACG TACATGGACGATTTCGGGGAGAAGTACTGCGACTTCCCTCGCGTGGAGGGGTGGAAGTACGAGCTGCTGGGGTCGTCCGTGCGCGGCATGATTGAGAACCTCGAGACCTTCCGCGACGACTTCCAGGACAGCGACTCCGTCCGCGGGGCTATGGAGGAGTGGCATCTCTCTTGTGTGCAAAGCTCGCCGCCTAGTTGCTGCAGCTACACAGACGGCCGTCCCTGCCCAACTGGTCTCCATCAACAAGCACAATAA